One window of the Candidatus Binataceae bacterium genome contains the following:
- a CDS encoding DUF885 domain-containing protein: MYRRNGRPTGTRLLAVCLGLLLSIAFNGGICAETPASGDAAFRAAVDHFIESELRMFPERATQLGDHRFDNRVDDVSARGIAEEILHATDWKAKLSRFNSPALSPANRADRDWLIARCDGELLSTQELRTYQRDPGMYLPTSAVYSLIKRNFAPLENRMVSVTERERAALKNFDYARTNLRPERVAPVTIDINLDQMPATVAFFEKELPEAFREVPDGRNKSAFEVANRQIVEALTKYSEWLQNDLRPQAAGDYAIGAQAYRRMLADSDMVEIPLDRLEAVGVAELARLQEQFRQTAGELDPKASPAEAAAGLAKQHPPADQVIAQVSGGLAALRSYVVEHHIATIPSEVPPIVAETPPFMRATTFASMDSPGPLEKSTEAYFYVTLPDPSWPAQKTEQLLAFYAPPTISDTSVHEVYPGHYVQFLNNRLNSDPVRTIYHSGANGEGWALYCEQMMLDEGLHRGDARYRLAQLQMALMRACRYLVGIRMHTRGMTVDEAANFFEKNSYQTPHNARVEALRGTDDPGYLRYQLGKLMILKLREDLKEKEGPSFDLGRFHNEYLRQGAVPVPLIRRAMLGDEGTLL; the protein is encoded by the coding sequence ATGTACCGCAGAAACGGTCGCCCAACTGGTACGCGCCTCCTGGCGGTATGCCTTGGTTTGCTCCTGTCCATCGCATTCAACGGCGGCATTTGCGCCGAGACGCCAGCCTCGGGAGATGCTGCGTTCCGCGCCGCGGTCGATCATTTCATCGAATCCGAGCTGCGGATGTTCCCGGAGCGGGCAACCCAACTCGGCGACCATCGTTTCGACAACCGCGTCGACGATGTGTCCGCGCGCGGCATCGCCGAGGAGATACTGCATGCGACGGACTGGAAGGCGAAGCTGAGTAGGTTCAACTCCCCGGCGCTATCACCAGCAAACCGAGCCGATCGCGACTGGCTCATCGCGCGATGCGACGGCGAGCTTCTGTCGACGCAAGAACTTCGCACCTACCAACGCGACCCCGGGATGTATCTGCCAACCTCGGCGGTTTATTCGCTGATCAAGCGGAACTTCGCGCCGTTGGAAAACAGGATGGTATCGGTCACCGAACGCGAGCGCGCGGCGCTAAAAAACTTCGACTATGCGCGCACGAACCTGCGTCCCGAACGCGTCGCACCGGTCACCATCGATATCAATCTCGACCAGATGCCGGCGACCGTAGCGTTTTTTGAGAAGGAGTTGCCGGAGGCCTTCCGCGAGGTCCCGGACGGCCGCAACAAGAGCGCGTTTGAGGTGGCGAATCGACAAATCGTCGAGGCGCTCACCAAATACAGCGAGTGGCTGCAGAACGATCTTCGACCGCAGGCGGCGGGCGACTACGCGATCGGTGCGCAAGCGTACCGGCGAATGCTGGCCGATTCCGACATGGTCGAAATACCGCTCGACCGCCTCGAGGCGGTCGGCGTCGCGGAACTCGCGCGCCTGCAGGAGCAATTTCGCCAGACCGCCGGGGAACTTGATCCGAAAGCATCGCCCGCGGAGGCGGCCGCCGGGCTCGCCAAGCAGCACCCGCCCGCCGACCAGGTGATCGCTCAGGTGAGCGGCGGGCTCGCCGCGCTCCGCTCGTACGTGGTCGAGCACCACATCGCGACGATCCCATCGGAAGTGCCGCCAATCGTTGCCGAGACGCCGCCTTTCATGCGGGCAACAACCTTCGCTTCGATGGACTCCCCCGGGCCGCTCGAGAAATCGACCGAGGCGTACTTTTATGTGACCCTACCCGACCCTTCCTGGCCAGCACAGAAAACCGAGCAGCTGCTCGCTTTCTATGCGCCGCCGACCATTTCCGACACTTCCGTGCATGAGGTCTACCCGGGCCATTATGTTCAGTTCCTGAACAATCGCCTTAACTCGGACCCGGTCCGCACCATTTATCACTCGGGGGCTAACGGCGAAGGATGGGCATTGTACTGCGAGCAGATGATGCTCGACGAGGGACTGCACCGCGGCGACGCGCGCTACCGGCTTGCGCAGTTGCAGATGGCGCTGATGCGCGCATGTCGGTACCTGGTGGGTATCCGGATGCATACACGCGGGATGACCGTCGATGAAGCGGCGAACTTTTTTGAAAAGAATTCTTATCAGACTCCGCACAATGCGCGGGTGGAGGCGCTGCGCGGGACGGACGACCCCGGGTATCTGCGCTATCAGCTGGGAAAGTTGATGATTCTGAAACTCCGCGAGGATCTGAAGGAGAAAGAAGGACCCTCATTCGACCTTGGGCGTTTTCACAATGAATATCTGCGCCAGGGGGCGGTACCGGTGCCACTGATTCGGCGCGCGATGTTGGGTGATGAGGGAACGCTGTTATAG
- a CDS encoding SDR family NAD(P)-dependent oxidoreductase, whose translation MLLKDKVALITGAGSGIGRASAIRFAQEGAKVIAADLRPESAANTAAEIGNAGGTAKSLAVDVRSGVEVERMVDETVRAFGRLDILFNNAGVYISKNVVDTTEEEWDWVVDVCLKGVFFGCKYAIPHMIKGGGGVIINTASGAGIEGVPRLGAYQAAKGGVVIMSKGIALDFARDKIRCVSICPGVIETPIAENCNQIPAGASPAMWSRSGMMHPLGRNGKPEEVAALAAFLASEQAGFITGVAVPIDGGFNAGAWIPPELRNS comes from the coding sequence ATGTTGCTCAAAGACAAAGTCGCTCTTATTACGGGTGCTGGTTCGGGGATTGGGAGGGCAAGTGCGATTCGCTTTGCCCAGGAGGGCGCCAAAGTGATTGCGGCTGATTTGCGTCCTGAGTCCGCCGCCAACACCGCTGCCGAAATCGGCAACGCAGGCGGCACTGCGAAATCGCTGGCGGTCGATGTTCGTAGCGGTGTCGAGGTGGAGCGGATGGTCGACGAGACCGTACGCGCGTTCGGCCGCCTCGACATCCTGTTCAACAACGCTGGCGTTTATATTTCCAAGAACGTGGTGGATACCACTGAGGAGGAGTGGGATTGGGTGGTGGACGTGTGCCTCAAGGGTGTCTTCTTCGGCTGCAAGTACGCGATTCCCCATATGATTAAAGGCGGTGGCGGAGTAATCATCAACACCGCCAGCGGCGCGGGAATCGAGGGCGTGCCGCGGCTGGGCGCTTACCAGGCTGCGAAGGGTGGCGTGGTGATCATGTCGAAGGGGATCGCCCTGGACTTTGCGCGCGACAAGATTCGCTGTGTTTCGATCTGTCCGGGTGTGATCGAGACGCCGATCGCGGAGAACTGCAATCAGATTCCTGCGGGCGCCTCACCCGCGATGTGGTCGCGCAGCGGCATGATGCATCCACTTGGCCGCAACGGGAAGCCAGAGGAAGTGGCCGCTCTGGCCGCTTTCCTGGCCTCGGAGCAGGCCGGGTTCATCACCGGAGTCGCAGTACCGATCGATGGCGGCTTCAACGCCGGCGCGTGGATTCCCCCCGAGCTGAGGAATTCCTAG
- a CDS encoding SRPBCC domain-containing protein: MTPGNGSAAELEQRTLLLDRLFDAPRGVVFKAWSEPEHLIHWWGPRGFTSDIEKMEFRVGGAYRIHMRSPEGTDHWSQGVYREILPPERLVMVGSWADARGTPTTPETVLTVTFEERGAQTRLTLHSVFETVTARDAHRGGWSSSLDRLVEYLAAA; encoded by the coding sequence ATGACGCCAGGGAATGGATCTGCAGCAGAACTGGAACAGCGCACGCTTCTTCTAGACCGTCTGTTCGACGCGCCGCGCGGTGTGGTGTTCAAAGCCTGGTCCGAGCCCGAGCACCTGATTCACTGGTGGGGACCGCGCGGGTTCACGAGTGACATCGAGAAAATGGAATTTCGGGTGGGTGGCGCTTATCGAATTCACATGCGTTCGCCCGAGGGCACCGATCATTGGTCACAGGGGGTCTATCGCGAGATTCTGCCGCCCGAGCGGTTGGTGATGGTGGGAAGTTGGGCGGATGCGCGGGGGACTCCTACGACGCCTGAAACGGTGCTGACCGTCACATTTGAGGAACGCGGTGCACAGACCCGGCTCACCCTGCACTCGGTGTTCGAGACGGTGACAGCGCGCGACGCTCATCGGGGTGGCTGGAGTAGTTCGCTCGACCGCTTGGTGGAATACCTGGCAGCCGCATAA
- a CDS encoding SRPBCC domain-containing protein, with translation MTPGPDAAADLGELDLVITRIFDAPRELVFRMWIEPEHLARWGGPRGLTFTIIKMDARPGGAYRFKMTEFNGTERWSQGIYREIVPPQRLVFTTGWTDAEGNPTSQYTLLTLTFQEYEGKTKLTLHQTGFESVRLRDLHREGYLSTLERLDAYVATL, from the coding sequence GCTGATCTAGGGGAACTCGATCTGGTCATCACGCGAATCTTCGATGCGCCGCGTGAGTTGGTCTTCAGAATGTGGATTGAGCCGGAACATCTGGCGCGCTGGGGAGGTCCAAGGGGTCTCACCTTCACGATCATCAAGATGGATGCGAGGCCTGGTGGCGCGTATCGTTTCAAAATGACGGAGTTTAATGGTACCGAGCGATGGTCGCAGGGCATCTACCGCGAAATTGTCCCGCCCCAGCGGCTGGTGTTCACGACCGGATGGACCGACGCGGAGGGAAACCCGACCAGTCAGTACACGCTGTTAACGCTGACCTTCCAGGAGTACGAGGGCAAGACCAAGCTAACCCTCCATCAGACGGGGTTTGAATCGGTCCGTTTACGCGATTTGCATCGCGAAGGCTATCTCAGCACTCTGGAGCGGCTCGACGCCTATGTGGCGACGCTTTGA